Proteins co-encoded in one Medicago truncatula cultivar Jemalong A17 chromosome 8, MtrunA17r5.0-ANR, whole genome shotgun sequence genomic window:
- the LOC120577757 gene encoding uncharacterized protein isoform X1 gives MVVQDMFYFNKDILAIKAQKKSPMLLRMSLLMFSMVCGVFICYVCLKQTSIHARTILLELQQIEMPSRTRFNLVDIPYLHFPNPVSFNRSECARNPVRLFAILTNQRSGSGWFETLLNSHMNVSSHGEILSVPERRVNVSTIVKTLDKIYNLDWFNSASKNECSAAIGLKWMLNQGLMEHPKEIVNYFNCRGVSVIFLFRRNLLRRMVSTLANSYDRYAKLLNGTHKSHVHSTEEADTLSRYKPTINSTSLLADLKDMEKRAAAALQYFNTTRHMILYYEDLIRNRTKLKEVQEFLGLPVMELTSRQVKIHKGPLSEHIKNWDEVANTLKGTSYESFLQADYSS, from the exons ATGGTAGTACAAGACATGTTTTACTTCAACAAG GATATTCTTGCTATAAAGGCTCAGAAGAAATCACCAATGTTGTTAAGGATGTCATTGTTGATGTTTTCAATGGTATGTGGTGTTTTCATATGTTATGTTTGTTTGAAACAAACAAGCATACATGCTAGAACTATTCTTCTTGAGCTTCAACAGATTGAGATGCCTTCTAGAACTAGATTCAACCTTGTAGATATTCCTTACCTACATTTCCCAAATCCTGTTTCTTTTAACAG gaGTGAGTGTGCTCGAAATCCGGTTCGATTGTTTGCTATATTGACAAATCAAAGATCAGGAAGTGGTTGGTTTGAAACTCTTTTGAATAGCCATATGAATGTAAGCTCACATGGGGAGATATTATCAGTTCCGGAAAGACGAGTAAATGTATCTACAATTGTAAAGACTTTAgataaaatttacaatttggATTGGTTCAATAGTGCTTCCAAGAATGAATGTTCTGCTGCTATTGGCTTGAAGTGGATGCTTAATCAG GGATTAATGGAGCACCCTAAGGAAATAGTCAACTACTTCAACTGCAGAGGGGTCTCTGTCATATTTCTTTTCCGGAGAAACTTGTTACGCCGAATGGTGTCGACGCTTGCCAATTCCTATGATCGCTATGCTAAGCTATTGAACGGCACTCACAAGTCTCACGTTCATTCTACAGAAGAG GCTGATACTCTTTCGAGGTACAAGCCTACAATAAATTCTACGTCGCTGCTGGCAGATCTGAAGGATATGGAGAAAAGAGCTGCAGCAGCATTACAATACTTCAACACCACGCGGCATATGATCTTGTACTACGAGGATCTTATCAGAAATCGAACT AAGCTAAAAGAGGTGCAAGAGTTTTTAGGATTGCCGGTAATGGAATTAACAAGCCGTCAGGTTAAGATACATAAGGGACCATTGTCAGAACATATTAAAAACTGGGATGAAGTTGCCAACACGCTCAAAGGAACTTCTTATGAGAGTTTTCTGCAAGCTGATTATTCATCATAA
- the LOC120577757 gene encoding uncharacterized protein isoform X2, which translates to MVVQDMFYFNKDILAIKAQKKSPMLLRMSLLMFSMVCGVFICYVCLKQTSIHARTILLELQQIEMPSRTRFNLVDIPYLHFPNPVSFNRSECARNPVRLFAILTNQRSGSGWFETLLNSHMNVSSHGEILSVPERRVNVSTIVKTLDKIYNLDWFNSASKNECSAAIGLKWMLNQGLMEHPKEIVNYFNCRGVSVIFLFRRNLLRRMVSTLANSYDRYAKLLNGTHKSHVHSTEEADTLSRYKPTINSTSLLADLKDMEKRAAAALQYFNTTRHMILYYEDLIRNRTLKEVQEFLGLPVMELTSRQVKIHKGPLSEHIKNWDEVANTLKGTSYESFLQADYSS; encoded by the exons ATGGTAGTACAAGACATGTTTTACTTCAACAAG GATATTCTTGCTATAAAGGCTCAGAAGAAATCACCAATGTTGTTAAGGATGTCATTGTTGATGTTTTCAATGGTATGTGGTGTTTTCATATGTTATGTTTGTTTGAAACAAACAAGCATACATGCTAGAACTATTCTTCTTGAGCTTCAACAGATTGAGATGCCTTCTAGAACTAGATTCAACCTTGTAGATATTCCTTACCTACATTTCCCAAATCCTGTTTCTTTTAACAG gaGTGAGTGTGCTCGAAATCCGGTTCGATTGTTTGCTATATTGACAAATCAAAGATCAGGAAGTGGTTGGTTTGAAACTCTTTTGAATAGCCATATGAATGTAAGCTCACATGGGGAGATATTATCAGTTCCGGAAAGACGAGTAAATGTATCTACAATTGTAAAGACTTTAgataaaatttacaatttggATTGGTTCAATAGTGCTTCCAAGAATGAATGTTCTGCTGCTATTGGCTTGAAGTGGATGCTTAATCAG GGATTAATGGAGCACCCTAAGGAAATAGTCAACTACTTCAACTGCAGAGGGGTCTCTGTCATATTTCTTTTCCGGAGAAACTTGTTACGCCGAATGGTGTCGACGCTTGCCAATTCCTATGATCGCTATGCTAAGCTATTGAACGGCACTCACAAGTCTCACGTTCATTCTACAGAAGAG GCTGATACTCTTTCGAGGTACAAGCCTACAATAAATTCTACGTCGCTGCTGGCAGATCTGAAGGATATGGAGAAAAGAGCTGCAGCAGCATTACAATACTTCAACACCACGCGGCATATGATCTTGTACTACGAGGATCTTATCAGAAATCGAACT CTAAAAGAGGTGCAAGAGTTTTTAGGATTGCCGGTAATGGAATTAACAAGCCGTCAGGTTAAGATACATAAGGGACCATTGTCAGAACATATTAAAAACTGGGATGAAGTTGCCAACACGCTCAAAGGAACTTCTTATGAGAGTTTTCTGCAAGCTGATTATTCATCATAA